In Syntrophales bacterium, the genomic window GGCCATCTACTTTTCCTCCGTTTTCTTTGCAAGGTTTATTTTAGACTTCTCCTTTATAAAATCAAGCATCTTTTCTTCAAAAACTTTCATTTTGAAACTTTCCATTCTGTTGCCTTCTTCATAAGATTTCTTTAACGATTCATAATCCTGAGCATATTTTCCGGCAAAATCCTTCAGTTTTTTTTCTATATCCTCTTCATCAACCGTGATGGATTCTTTCTTGGCAATACTGTTAAAAAGTAACGCTGTTTTTACCATCTTCTCTGCATCACCTTTAAACTTGTCGTGTAAATTTGAACTGACTTCGGCAGCCTTCTCCGAATCCATGCCTCCGAGGACCATTCTCCGGTGAGTATCCATCATCATTGAGAAAACCTGCTTCCCCACAAATGAAGGGGGAACCTGAAACTCATTTTTCTCCAGAAGTTTATCAATAATACGACCTCTTAACTCCGCATCGACTCTAACTTCATTCTCTTCTTCAAGGGATTTTTTTATGTCTTCTTTCAGCTCATCCAGAGATTCATATTTTTCGAAATTTTTCACAAAGTTCTCATCCAGCTCCGGTAATATCTTCTTTTTAATGTTTATTACCGTAACTGAAAAAGAAACGTCTTTTCCGGCAATTTTTTTTGAAAAATAATCGTCTGGAATTTTTACAACAATTTCTTTTGTTTCTCCTTTTTTCAGCCCGAGCAATTGTTCTTCAAACCCTAAAAGAAACCTTTTAGAACCCATTTCAAGTAGATAATTTTTTTGTGCAAGATCTTTGATAGGTTTACCATCAAGCTTTCCCTCAAAATCTATATATGTAAAATCTCCTTGGATAATACCCCTGTCGCTATCAATATCATCAAGAGTACTGTACATATTACGAAGTTCCTCAAGTCTTACCTGTATGTCTTTGTCCGTAATTTCTATTTCCTCTTTTTCAAGTTCAAGACCAACATAATCCTTTGGTTCAATTACGGGTTCAACTTCAACAGTTGCTGAAAACGTAAAATTCTTGTCTTTTTCGATTCCACTATCATCTATAACCGGCTCAGATACCGGAACTATATCATTTTTTTTCAAAATCTCTCCGTAGAACCTATTGACAAGATTAGATATTGTCTGACTTTCTGCCTGATCTTTATAATATACTTCCAGTGTCTTTCTCGGAGTTTTACCCGGTCTGAACCCCTTGATTTTGGCCTTCCTGCCAACGTCCTTGTATACAAAATCCAGTTCTTTTTTTACATCGCTCCATGGAATGTCAAACAATAATTTCTTCTCTACTGGACTAACTTCTTCAACTTTAACATTAATCTCTTCCACTATTTTAACTCCTTTATAAACAACAATGGTGCGAGAGAGGGGAGTTGAACCCCTATCCGCCTAAACGGGCTGGATCCTAAGTCCAGTGCGTCTGCCAATTCCGCCACTCTCGCTTAGCTTATTTATATTAGTTAATGCATATCTAATTGTCAACAGTGATTATCACTCCAAATCCATTGTTTAAAGTGGCGTTCTACCGTTATTGCAAAAGGATTAAATATAAATTCCATGCACCCATTTGGCGAACAAAAAGATTCTATCACAACATAATGACAATCAAGAAACGAGAATAAGACGGTGAATTTAGGCAATGATCTTTTAAAAGATGATATCCCATTTTTAGTTGAAACTTGAAAAAGTGGCTCCCCCGTGGGATACTCCACGGTCAACAACAAAAAACAAAATGAAAGGAGCCACAGATGAGATTAGACACGAAAAAGAGGAAAAAAGCAACAAGGGGTTTTGAAAAGGTATATGGAAGAGAGAAGTTGATAGACCAGATGTTTCAGATCTTCTGTAAAGGAAAGCAGGGACTGGATGCATTTCTATTAGAGATTGGAAGAATGATGGCTGAGACGATCATGTACATTGAGCGGGAAGAGATAGCAGGGCCAGACTATTATCCTTTCTCTCCGAATCTTCAGAAATGGGCAAGCCAGGGAGGTTCGATTTATCTCGGAGATCAAAAGATTGCTGTTGAACATCCAAGACTTCGCAGTCAGCAGGGAGAGGTCGGTTTACAGAGTTATCAGAAGTTAAAAGAGCCGGGAGGTTTTTCAGAACAGCTTTTGAGCAAACTATTACGGGGCATGTCGTCTCAAAAGTATTCAGAAACAGTCATTGAAACTGCGGGGGCATTTGGTGTGTCTGCAAGTTCTGTATCGCGTCATATAGTTGATATTACAGCGAAGAAGCTTAAAGAATTTAAGGAGCGTGACCTGTCAGATTTTATACCCTTTGCGGTTTTCATTGAT contains:
- the tig gene encoding trigger factor, with product MEEINVKVEEVSPVEKKLLFDIPWSDVKKELDFVYKDVGRKAKIKGFRPGKTPRKTLEVYYKDQAESQTISNLVNRFYGEILKKNDIVPVSEPVIDDSGIEKDKNFTFSATVEVEPVIEPKDYVGLELEKEEIEITDKDIQVRLEELRNMYSTLDDIDSDRGIIQGDFTYIDFEGKLDGKPIKDLAQKNYLLEMGSKRFLLGFEEQLLGLKKGETKEIVVKIPDDYFSKKIAGKDVSFSVTVINIKKKILPELDENFVKNFEKYESLDELKEDIKKSLEEENEVRVDAELRGRIIDKLLEKNEFQVPPSFVGKQVFSMMMDTHRRMVLGGMDSEKAAEVSSNLHDKFKGDAEKMVKTALLFNSIAKKESITVDEEDIEKKLKDFAGKYAQDYESLKKSYEEGNRMESFKMKVFEEKMLDFIKEKSKINLAKKTEEK
- a CDS encoding transposase, yielding MRLDTKKRKKATRGFEKVYGREKLIDQMFQIFCKGKQGLDAFLLEIGRMMAETIMYIEREEIAGPDYYPFSPNLQKWASQGGSIYLGDQKIAVEHPRLRSQQGEVGLQSYQKLKEPGGFSEQLLSKLLRGMSSQKYSETVIETAGAFGVSASSVSRHIVDITAKKLKEFKERDLSDFIPFAVFIDTIHRGGEAFMVSLGIDVEGRKRVLGFWQGATENHVLCEELFYDMERRGLKISKKIIWVTDGGKGIIKALKDRFGKKLIHQRCTIHKDRNIQKPLAKSYRKEAHRRFRVALEQTRYEDARQM